One Lucilia cuprina isolate Lc7/37 chromosome 4, ASM2204524v1, whole genome shotgun sequence DNA segment encodes these proteins:
- the LOC111690562 gene encoding organic cation transporter protein-like gives MGYDDVITYLGDFGRYQKQIYFLLCLPAISCALHKLAGVFLLARPEFRCVLPFENDTSSTTYQSFPSDRWNLTYPFDDVTNKWQTCEYYDVPYTEEYLNGSVVEVANGTKQCEHFVYDQSLYINSAVTEWNLVCGRSLLSATSDSIFMFGVLLGSIVFGQLSDKYGRKPTFFAALVIQVVFGVLAGVAPEYFTYTISRMIVGATTSGTFLVAYVIAMEMVGPSYRLFAGVACQLFFSTGFMLTAVFAYFIREWRWLQIALTLPGLLFMCYHWIIPESARWLLLKGRKEEAIIVIEKAAKVNNVNIPQEVYDNLIDEATEKKKEENSNKNSNEKSPSIFDLLRYPNLRRKTLIIFFDWFVNSGVYYGLSWNTNNLGGNVFLNFLVSGAVEVPAYSFLLLTLNRWGRRTILCGCMIAAGVSLLLTILVAEDMNWLIITFAMIGKFAITAAYGTIYIFSAEQFPTVVRNVGIGASSMVARIGGILAPYLNLLGQIWKPLPLIICGALAFVGGLLSLLLPETRHRPMPETIADGENFGKKQKHNDLNEAGEELASMLPTQNGKK, from the coding sequence ATGGGTTACGATGATGTCATTACGTATTTAGGCGACTTTGGACGCTATCAAAAGCAAATTTATTTCCTTCTTTGTTTGCCAGCCATTTCGTGTGCTTTGCACAAATTAGCGGGAGTTTTCTTGTTGGCACGTCCAGAGTTTCGTTGTGTTCTGCCTTTTGAAAATGATACTTCATCGACTACATATCAGAGTTTTCCGTCGGATCGTTGGAATCTTACGTACCCTTTTGATGACGTTACAAACAAATGGCAAACATGTGAATATTATGATGTTCCTTACACAGAGGAGTATTTAAATGGCTCAGTGGTGGAGGTTGCCAATGGCACAAAACAATGTGAGCATTTTGTCTATGATCAATCTCTATATATAAATAGTGCCGTTACAGAATGGAATTTGGTTTGCGGTCGCAGTTTATTAAGTGCTACTAGTGATTCAATCTTTATGTTTGGTGTTTTACTAGGAAGTATAGTTTTTGGCCAATTGTCCGATAAGTATGGTCGGAAACCTACATTCTTTGCTGCTTTGGTGATTCAGGTGGTTTTCGGCGTATTGGCTGGAGTTGCACCGGAATATTTTACCTATACGATATCCAGAATGATAGTGGGAGCAACTACTTCGGGTACATTCTTAGTGGCTTATGTTATTGCCATGGAAATGGTTGGACCTTCGTATCGTCTATTTGCTGGTGTCGCCTGCCAACTTTTCTTTTCTACAGGTTTTATGTTAACTGCCGTTTTTGCTTACTTTATTCGTGAATGGAGATGGCTGCAAATAGCACTTACTCTGCCCGGTTTATTGTTTATGTGCTATCATTGGATTATACCTGAATCGGCAAGATGGCTTTTGTTGAAAGGACGCAAAGAAGAAGCTATCATTGTCATTGAAAAGGCTGCCAaagtaaacaatgtaaatataCCCCAAGAAGTGTATGACAATCTAATAGATGAAGCTACAGAAaagaaaaaggaagaaaattcAAATAAGAATTCAAATGAGAAATCTCCATCCATTTTTGATTTGTTGCGTTATCCTAATTTGAGACGTAAAACCTTGATAATATTTTTCGATTGGTTTGTCAATAGTGGAGTTTATTATGGACTCTCTTGGAATACGAACAATTTGGGtggaaatgtttttcttaatttcttggTATCTGGCGCTGTTGAAGTTCCAGCCTACTCATTCCTACTGCTGACCCTTAATAGATGGGGTCGACGTACAATTTTGTGCGGTTGTATGATTGCTGCTGGCGTATCCCTCCTGCTAACCATACTCGTAGCGGAAGATATGAAttggttaataataacattTGCTATGATTGGTAAATTTGCCATCACTGCCGCATATGGtaccatttatatattttcagcaGAACAGTTCCCCACTGTAGTGCGTAACGTTGGCATTGGAGCATCTTCAATGGTAGCACGTATTGGTGGTATTTTAGCACCTTACCTTAATTTGTTGGGTCAAATTTGGAAACCTTTGCCACTAATCATCTGCGGTGCTCTGGCATTCGTTGGTGGCCTTTTGTCGCTTTTGCTTCCGGAAACACGCCACAGACCTATGCCAGAAACCATTGCAGATGGtgaaaattttggtaaaaaacaaAAGCACAATGACCTAAATGAAGCAGGCGAAGAACTAGCGTCTATGCTTCCAAcacaaaatggaaaaaaataa